The Chengkuizengella sediminis genome segment GAATAGCTAGTTCAACAGCTTCAGGAGGAATGTATCCAAGTATGAGGATCGGTGCAGTAATTCCTGAATTACGAAGTTCCAAAGCTTCATCCAAAAACGCAACAGCGATATATTGGGCTCCACTTAAGATCGCTTGTTTAGCTACTTCTACTGCACCGTGTCCATAAGCGTTTGCTTTAACTACAGCCATAATTCCCATATGATTAGGAAGAATCTCTTGAAATCTTGTTAGGTTATAATGTAAAGCGTCCAAAGATATTTCAGCCCAAGTTGGGCGATAATATGAATCCATCGTATGTTCACCTTCTTCACACAATAAGGAACAAAGAAATAAATATTGTGATTATGCCTATCCCTTTAATGTTAATCGCTTATGATAAGGCTGTCAATGAACAAACTACAAACAAGTTTTGGTATTTATTTTCCTATTTGTCCTTCTAAAGATTGTGCTACCTTCACCATTTCTTCCTTAGGTAAATCATCTGTCGTTAATTTGAATTCCACTCCATCATAATTCCAGCTCAATGTCTTTTGTATTTCACCTGTTAATACTGCAAAAGTATAACCTAAATCAATAATTTCACCTTGGGTAAGGCTCACATCTTTAGCTTCTGGTTTTTCCTCAATAATCGTGTAATTATATACTCCAGCATAACGAACTAAGATTGCTAAATGGTCATCACGCGGAACTTCTCTTAAATCACTAAACTCCACTCCTTCAGGTGTATAACTTGGCGTGTAAACTCCAAACGATAGGTTTGTTGGACCTGACTCAGCTTCATTATCTTCCGCTTCTTGATCTGCTAAAAAAGTAGGAAGTGATTTCATTTGCCACATGGATAAGTTACGCTTCATATCAAAGGCATCGTCCTCAAATTGTTTACCAAACTCAAATTCATTAAACTTCACTAATACAAGCACAGATGCACTATCATCAGCAATCTCCACTTGTTGTGGTTCATAACCATCTTTGCTTAACCAAATCTTTTGACGACTTAAAGAACGATTTTGATAATTGGCATTTACATCAAATACAAAAGATTTTTGTTCATCATCCATTGTAAATTGTCTTTCATCATCCGTTAAAATGCTATTTACTAAAGTTTCATATAAATATACTTGCCCTTGCTGCCCTGGCCAATCACTTTGGAATCGAAAGCTCTTCTGTAAATGAGGGGTGAGTACAAAAACTCCCTCGTCATTACGTAAAACAATTTGAGTGACATCTCTTTCACTATTCGTAATGGAGATACGATAATAATGAGGCGACTTATAACTTACCTCTAATTGATACTCCTGTGCTTCATTTCCTGTGTTCAGTGTCATTGTTCCCGTTCCATGATAGCTCTCCAAGTCTTTTAGCTTCTTTTCTAAATCACCAACTACGTCATCTGCATCTCTCGAACCACAGGCTGACAAGATAAGTGATACGCATATCACAACGATAAATATCCATGTGATTTTACGCATACGCATGTACATCCCCTCCACAAAAAGTTTAATTTACTGATACATGTCTATGTGGGAACTTGGACATTTATGCAGACTAGCTTAACAAGCAAAATAAAAAAAGAGGAGTTACAAAATATGAATCGATGATCCTGACATAAAATATATAAACACTAAATTTTATGGGGGTCTTTTCCATAATAAGATTTTGCCAAATGAAGTGATTTCGTAAAAGGTGGGGGTTCATGTGGTTTGATGGATAAGAAGCTCTCCAAAACCGGAGAGCTTCTTATCATAACTGAGTTAAGTTACCTAGTTGTAATTTTTGCATAAACAATAAAGAAAATAGCTAGTTGTATCACGATAACAATCTTGGGTACAACAAATAATAAATCAATGAGTATAAATAAAGCCAATATACCTACAAATAATCCTAGATGGTAAACCTTTAATCGATGATGTACGTGTCTGTATTGATGAAAAACTAAAGTTGTTGCAAAGAAATATAATATAACTGATGAAAATACAAAAAATACCATGAAGTAGTACTCTACCTCGTATAAATACATCAATTGTAACGAAACGGCGATCATACTTAGGGAAGTAAAAATAAGTAAATGACCATAAATGATTGAATGTCCTGCAGTTTTCAAGTTTTTATCAACCTTTTTCTCCATGTTATCAAAATACTGCCACCACATTGAAATAATGACTATAAATGATATGGCCGAAAACAAAATGGAATACCAGTCACCGTCTTTAGGATCTAGTATAGAAAGAGCACTTACTATAGATTCACCAAAGAGAATGATGGTAAACAATCCAAACCGTTCTAATAAATGAGCGATATTTGTCGGGTACTTAATTAGATATTTTCTTCCGAACATAGGAATGATTATCTCTACAACAATCCCCAAATAAAACACAACATACCTAATCCAAGAATCGAAAAAGATAGATAAGAATGAGATTATAATTCCAATCCAGAAGTAAGTTCCCAAATATTGAGCAACCTTTTGTCGATCCCCTTCTTCACGCCTTCTAGCAACAAGGTGTTGACTCACTGTAAAAACCCTTAGTCCTAAATAACCAAAAAGAAAAGAATAATAATACTTATCAAAGTCAACAGATAAACTTGAAATCATAATGAGCGTAAAAAACATTTGTATGATCATAAAGACACGCTGGTGAGTTAAATCTTCACCGAATCGATTAATAAACAGCGTTTGTCCTACCCATGCCCACCATATGGGAATAATCATTAATACAAACTTCAATATGTACTCTGCATGAATTACCCCTTCTTCAACGTGCAAAAGTACGTGCGTCGTAGTTGCAATAGCCACTACAAATACCAAATCATAAAAAAGTTCTAACCAAGTTACTTTTTTCTCGTGCACCTATTAACCCCCATTTCGAAATAAATAATATTTATTATCTTATGTATTTTTATGTTTGACAATTATATCAGTTTAATACTAAACTATCAATGCATTGAGGTGATGACATTATGAAACAAAATACTAATAAATTATTAAATGATAAAGAAAAGCGATTAGGTTTAATATTGTGGATTAGATTCGTGCGATTTGTTAATAAAAATTCCCGCCAATCCAATCAATTTCTAAACCAATGGAATTTATCCACTGCCCAATTTGATGTTTTAGCACAAATTGGCTCATATACTCATGGACGGTTAACACAACAGGAATTAGCGAAAAGGATGCTTGTCACGAAAGGAAATGTCACTCTATTATTAAAAAAAATGGAGGATGTTGATCTCATTATACGTGAGCAGGAATGGAAGAATAAATATATTTCTCTAACAAAAAAAGGAGAGCAACTTTACAATGAGGTCGTGCCCCAGCAAGAACAACTTCGTGCAAATCAATTTCGTGGATTGAACCGTGAAGAGCAAAAGCAGTTACTATACTTGTTAAAAAAAATTCAAAAATGATCTAAATAATATCAAACTTAGGAGTGAGTATACTTTGACTACAAATATAAAAAAATATACTGGTAAACATATTGATGTCTCTTTTAATCGCAAAAGATGTATTCATGCCGCAAAATGTGTAAGGGGATTACCAAAAGTATTTAATTTAAAAAATAAGCCATGGATTGATACTGACGGGGATATAGCAGATAAAATAGCTGAAGTGATAGAAAAATGCCCAAGTGGTGCATTGGAATATATCCGTAAAGATGGTGGTGAACAAGAAATCCCAAGCAAAAAAACTACGATTGAAGAAAATGCTAACGGTACTCTTTTTATTAGAGGAGACTTGTCCATTAATCAGGGTGAAGACAATATTAAAAGCAATCGTGCATCTCTTTGTGGTTGTGGTTTATCTAAAAACAAACCTTTTTGTGATAACAGCCATCAAAAGTAATGACAATTCCTTCTCCAACATTACTAATTTTCCCTTCAATCGGAGAATCACAAATTGCAATGCAGTCATCAAATGAGTATTGGCTCACATTTAATCTATTAAGATCGCATGGATTTATTAAAAGTGGGCTTAAAGCTGCTTTCATATCCCTACTGATTAGTATTTTCAGAGAGTAAATAGATAGAAAGTATCGAAAATATTCATAGGGATTATTAGGGGACATTTATAAGGACACCTATTACCGAAATCTTTAGGAAATTCAAAAAGGCACAGGGACTATCTGAGGCTAGAAAACAAAAAATAAACACTAAAAATAGTGCCCACTTACTCATTTAATGTGTCCATGTTATCACTTGTTTCAGAATTTTCGAGGTTCATTTTCTTTTGATTTACCGTGAAGTCCCAGCATGTTTAATAAAATCCTATATTCTTTTTAAATAAATTTATTTGTCTAATAGGAACATCAATTGCAGTAATGAAACATGTTGAGATTATAAAAAATTGTGGTGGACAATCCTGATCTTTAGCTAATACAATTCCTTCTCCTACTTTTAATATAATTGCATCGAGACCTACAATGTTTACATTTTGATTAATTTTAGAATTTAATAAACTAGTCATAGGATCTTCAATACATGCACATTCTCCAATGTTCTTCTCTATTCGTTTTAATTGAATTTGAGGATCGAAATCCATTGATAAAGTTAAAATAGAATGAATCGCAAAATCTCCGTTATCAGTAAATAAAATAAAATTTTCTACACGTTCTACCTTTACTGGAACTTCAATTACCTGATTTCCAAATACTACAGCTACGTTTATGTTTTTTCCAATCAACTGCTTCAACACACATTCCATCGGACAAACGCAGCAATCACAGAGTGATTTGTCGAAATGTCCCATAAAATTCAACTCCTTTTATTTAAGTTAGTGTATTATATGAGTTTAATTGTCATTATGAATGGACGTTTGTCCCCTAGTACTGAAATTCCGCTAATCAACTATCATCTCTAAACATCCACTAGGTTTATCTCCATAGAACAGATTAATGATCGCCTTGGGCATAAGGATGATAAAACGATAACTAAACTGAAAAAGAAAAAAGCTTCCCAAAAGTTCGAAGAACTAATGAGAAGCTTATAAGATCTACATGTTTAATAAAATCCTATATTCTTTTAAATAAATTAACTTCCTCAATATCTGTTGGAACATCAATTGCAGTAATGAAACAAGTTGAAATTATAAAAAATAATGTCATTCCATCAATTTCTCCTTTAGCTAATACAATTCCTTCTCCTACTTTTAATATAATTGCATCGAGACCTACAATGTTTACATTTTGATTAATTTTAGAATTTAATAAACTAGTCATAGGATCTTCAATACATGCACATTCTCCAATATTCTTCTCTATTGGTTTTAATTGAATTTGAGGATCGAAATCCATTGATACAGCTATAATAGAATGAATCGCAAAATCTCCATTATCAGTAAATAAAATAAAATTTTCTACACGTTCTACCTTTACTGGAACTAAAATAACTTCACTTCCAAATAATACAGATACGTTTATATTTTTACCAATCAACTGCTTCAACACACATTCCATCGGGCAAACGCAGCAATCACATAGGGATTTATCGAAATGTCCCATAAAATTCAACTCCTTTTTATTTAAGTTAGTGTATTATATGAGTTTAATTGTCATTATGAATGGACGTTTGTCCCCTAGTACTGAATTTCCGCTAATCAACTATAATCTCTATACAGCCAACTGGGTTTATCCGCATAGAACAGATTATGGATCGTCTTGGGCATAAGAATGATAAAACGATAAAACACGTATACCTGCACTAACTAAACTGAAAAAGAAAAAAGCTTCCCAAAAGTTCGAAGAACTAATGAGAAGCTTTTAAATTAAATCCTTATGTGACCCAAATGAGACCCTAAAGATCACATTTGAGGAAAAAACATTGATATTATAGGTTCATTGGGATGATATTACATCATACCGCCCATTTTATAGTGCGAAAAATATAAACATATAAACATTAAAAACCTTATAAAATCAACGTTTGTGGATTTATCCAATACATAATTTTTAGCTGTTTCAAACCTTATCGGACACTATTCGGACACCTTTTAAAAAGTTATTGTTAATTTAGGAAGAAATAAGTAAGTGTTTCAAATCACAGCTTATTAACTTAAAATAGTATTAAAAAATAAATTCAAATTATGTATAGGAGTAATTTCAAATGACAGAGCAAACTAAAATTGAACTGATTAAAGAACTACTCATTAATGATAATGAAAACGAAACCGAACTATCATTATATAAATGTATGAATTGTAACTGGTGCCTTGTTGGTAATTGTTTTCAAATTAATGGAGAAGAAGAGATTCATTCACCTAATTTTTGTCCTAAGTGTGGTACTAAAGTTAACGAGGTCATAACCAAGAAAAAGCAAACGTCCATCTATTTGGATGTAGATGTTGCGGAAAAATTTGATGAAGAAGCAAAAAAACATGGTAAAGGATTTAAGAGTGAATTAATCAATGCTTTATTGAGAAAAGAGTTAGAAAAGGAAGTGTAAAAATGCCCAATAAAAACCCTTTAAGCTTTGAAGACGTAGCAAACATTAATACTAATGAAAAACCTTCCGATAAAAATAAAGAAATTCGTAGCTATATGGCAATAATTGAAGCTATTGCAGTTGATTCAGATATGTACGAAACTGATCCCGATTATGAGAAAAATGTAAAACTTAGAATAGAGGGAATTAAAAAGGCTATCCAAGAGATTGAAAATATTATATCGGATGAACTATCTTAGGTATATTTTGTAGCTTAATAGATTATATTAATATTACCTTCTTTTTGTCATTGGAGATCGCCACCTTCAATGGCTTTTTTTTCGTTCATAATCTATATAAAAA includes the following:
- a CDS encoding (4Fe-4S)-binding protein, producing MTTNIKKYTGKHIDVSFNRKRCIHAAKCVRGLPKVFNLKNKPWIDTDGDIADKIAEVIEKCPSGALEYIRKDGGEQEIPSKKTTIEENANGTLFIRGDLSINQGEDNIKSNRASLCGCGLSKNKPFCDNSHQK
- a CDS encoding ribbon-helix-helix domain-containing protein, with product MTEQTKIELIKELLINDNENETELSLYKCMNCNWCLVGNCFQINGEEEIHSPNFCPKCGTKVNEVITKKKQTSIYLDVDVAEKFDEEAKKHGKGFKSELINALLRKELEKEV
- a CDS encoding MarR family winged helix-turn-helix transcriptional regulator, with product MKQNTNKLLNDKEKRLGLILWIRFVRFVNKNSRQSNQFLNQWNLSTAQFDVLAQIGSYTHGRLTQQELAKRMLVTKGNVTLLLKKMEDVDLIIREQEWKNKYISLTKKGEQLYNEVVPQQEQLRANQFRGLNREEQKQLLYLLKKIQK
- a CDS encoding low temperature requirement protein A, which gives rise to MHEKKVTWLELFYDLVFVVAIATTTHVLLHVEEGVIHAEYILKFVLMIIPIWWAWVGQTLFINRFGEDLTHQRVFMIIQMFFTLIMISSLSVDFDKYYYSFLFGYLGLRVFTVSQHLVARRREEGDRQKVAQYLGTYFWIGIIISFLSIFFDSWIRYVVFYLGIVVEIIIPMFGRKYLIKYPTNIAHLLERFGLFTIILFGESIVSALSILDPKDGDWYSILFSAISFIVIISMWWQYFDNMEKKVDKNLKTAGHSIIYGHLLIFTSLSMIAVSLQLMYLYEVEYYFMVFFVFSSVILYFFATTLVFHQYRHVHHRLKVYHLGLFVGILALFILIDLLFVVPKIVIVIQLAIFFIVYAKITTR
- a CDS encoding DUF4367 domain-containing protein codes for the protein MRMRKITWIFIVVICVSLILSACGSRDADDVVGDLEKKLKDLESYHGTGTMTLNTGNEAQEYQLEVSYKSPHYYRISITNSERDVTQIVLRNDEGVFVLTPHLQKSFRFQSDWPGQQGQVYLYETLVNSILTDDERQFTMDDEQKSFVFDVNANYQNRSLSRQKIWLSKDGYEPQQVEIADDSASVLVLVKFNEFEFGKQFEDDAFDMKRNLSMWQMKSLPTFLADQEAEDNEAESGPTNLSFGVYTPSYTPEGVEFSDLREVPRDDHLAILVRYAGVYNYTIIEEKPEAKDVSLTQGEIIDLGYTFAVLTGEIQKTLSWNYDGVEFKLTTDDLPKEEMVKVAQSLEGQIGK